In a genomic window of Muntiacus reevesi chromosome 1, mMunRee1.1, whole genome shotgun sequence:
- the LOC136163608 gene encoding heterogeneous nuclear ribonucleoprotein A1-like: MSKSESPKEPKQLRKLFIRGLSFETTDEGLRSLFEQWGTLTDCVVVRDPNTKRSRGFGFVTYATVEEVNGRPHKVDGRVVEPKRAFQREHPQRPGAHLTVEKVFVGGIKEDTEEHHLRDYFEQYGKIEVIEIMTDRGSGKKRGFAFVTFDDHDSVDKIVIQKYHTVNGHNCEVRKALSKQEMASASSSQRGRSGSGNFGGGRGGGFGGNDNFGRGGNCSGRGGFGGSRGGGGYGGSGDGYNGFGNDGSNFVGGGSYNDFGSYNNQSSNFGPMKGGNFGGRSSGPYGGGGQYFAKPRNQGGSGGSSSSSSYGSGRRF; encoded by the coding sequence ATGTCTAAGTCAGAGTCTCCCAAAGAGCCGAAACAGCTGCGGAAGCTCTTCATCAGAGGATTGAGCTTCGAAACAACTGATGAGGGTCTGAGGAGCCTTTTTGAGCAATGGGGAACACTCACAGACTGTGTGGTAGTGAGGGATCCAAACACCAAGCGCTCCAGAGGCTTCGGGTTTGTCACATACGCCACGGTGGAGGAGGTGAATGGAAGGCCACACAAGGTGGACGGAAGAGTTGTGGAACCAAAGAGGGCCTTCCAAAGAGAGCATCCTCAAAGACCTGGTGCCCACTTAACTGTGGAAAAGGTTTTTGTTGGTGGCATTAAAGAAGACACTGAAGAACATCACCTGAGAGATTATTTTGAACAGTATGGGAAAATTGAAGTAATTGAAATCATGACTGATCGAGGCAGTGGCAAAAAGAGAGGCTTTGCTTTTGTAACCTTTGATGACCATGACTCTGTAGACAAGATTGTCATTCAGAAATACCACACTGTGAATGGCCACAACTGTGAAGTGAGAAAAGCCCTGTCTAAGCAAGAGAtggctagtgcttcatccagccagagaGGTCGAAGTGGTTCTGGAAACTTTGGTGGCGGTCGCGGAGGTGGTTTTGGTGGGAATGACAACTTTGGTCGTGGAGGAAACTGCAGTGGTCGAGGTGGCTTTGGTGGCAGCCGTGGTGGTGGCGGATATGGTGGCAGTGGGGATGGTTATAATGGATTTGGTAATGATGGAAGCAATTTTGTAGGTGGTGGAAGCTACAATGATTTTGGCAGTTACAACAATCAATCTTCAAATTTTGGACCCATGAAAGGAGGAAACTTTGGAGGCAGAAGTTCTGGCCCCTATGGTGGTGGAGGCCAATACTTTGCTAAACCACGAAACCAAGGTGGCTCTGGTGGttccagcagcagcagtagctatgGCAGTGGCAGAAGGTTTTAA